The Kitasatospora sp. NBC_01287 genome contains a region encoding:
- a CDS encoding recombinase family protein, giving the protein MAPEKPLVDLYLRKSQVIREGDYRRELSMDAQEERGRKWADTENFEIRKIWRENQSAYRSKTRPKFESAVSALLEDESQALWVFDSSRYSRRGAGDVLRVMDEGKRIVFDYDRLDSAEPRDRKYIINKAEDAKEYSDLLSYKVTGTKAVQREMGMWLSAAPDGLRVDPKTRKLHHTKRWPIYERIFAEAAKGRPHRKIAMALTADRIAAPRGDAWLGSTIGTILRNPVYLGWQTIRVNGRHEIWRNPKGEKVSVFAEGVEPIPQATWDKARRMAAGHQRPEISEDEQPAAPNPLAGSVRCEGCKGNSTSVGTSFRCSRHIAGGPCPAPVSILRDSVIKYVWAEWKKRVAAKDPMDPTMVAVAEGWVTLSQPEESNAEREARATLKGAEEGVKRLDRVFAAGAYDGAEGELTFARLRREAVTAVAEAKKTWETIAQPVADLSVLTNPTAAQELWERSDDHFRGQLIRLAIKAVHLRQADYSGQRTTGRIRIEWAKPQAWEEEQEKPAKAA; this is encoded by the coding sequence CCGCTGGTGGACCTGTATCTCCGGAAGTCCCAGGTGATCCGCGAGGGCGACTACCGGCGAGAGCTGTCCATGGACGCTCAGGAAGAGCGTGGGCGCAAATGGGCCGACACTGAGAACTTTGAAATCCGGAAGATTTGGCGTGAAAACCAGTCCGCCTACCGGAGCAAGACCCGTCCCAAATTCGAGAGCGCCGTCAGCGCACTCTTGGAAGACGAGTCTCAGGCACTTTGGGTCTTCGATTCCTCGCGATATTCGCGGCGTGGTGCGGGTGACGTACTCCGGGTCATGGACGAAGGAAAGCGCATCGTCTTTGACTACGACCGGTTGGACTCGGCCGAACCGAGGGACCGGAAGTACATCATCAACAAAGCTGAGGACGCGAAAGAGTACAGCGACCTTCTGTCCTACAAGGTAACCGGCACCAAGGCTGTGCAGCGCGAAATGGGGATGTGGCTCTCCGCTGCACCGGATGGCCTTCGAGTAGACCCGAAGACGCGAAAGCTGCATCACACCAAGCGTTGGCCGATCTACGAGCGCATCTTCGCTGAGGCGGCCAAGGGGCGGCCCCACCGGAAGATCGCTATGGCGTTGACAGCGGACCGGATTGCAGCTCCAAGAGGCGATGCGTGGCTCGGGAGCACAATCGGGACGATTCTTCGGAACCCTGTCTACCTCGGGTGGCAGACCATCCGCGTCAACGGGCGACATGAGATCTGGCGGAATCCGAAGGGCGAGAAGGTCAGCGTGTTCGCCGAAGGGGTGGAACCGATCCCGCAGGCTACATGGGACAAGGCTCGCCGTATGGCGGCAGGACATCAGCGCCCAGAGATCTCCGAGGACGAGCAGCCGGCAGCACCGAACCCGCTCGCAGGCAGCGTGAGGTGCGAGGGCTGCAAAGGTAACTCCACGTCTGTCGGGACTTCGTTCCGGTGCTCCCGGCACATAGCTGGTGGCCCCTGTCCCGCCCCTGTCAGCATTCTCCGGGACAGTGTGATCAAGTACGTCTGGGCCGAGTGGAAGAAGCGAGTGGCAGCGAAGGACCCCATGGACCCCACGATGGTTGCCGTCGCGGAGGGATGGGTGACGCTGTCGCAGCCCGAGGAGAGCAACGCGGAGCGAGAGGCCAGGGCCACACTCAAGGGCGCCGAGGAGGGCGTCAAACGCCTGGACCGTGTGTTCGCGGCAGGTGCCTACGACGGGGCCGAGGGAGAGCTAACGTTCGCCCGACTCCGCCGGGAAGCCGTGACCGCTGTCGCAGAGGCCAAGAAGACGTGGGAGACCATCGCACAACCTGTTGCCGACCTCTCTGTGCTGACCAACCCTACTGCTGCGCAGGAACTTTGGGAGCGGTCCGACGACCACTTCCGAGGTCAGCTCATCCGGCTGGCCATTAAGGCTGTGCACCTTCGGCAGGCGGACTACTCCGGCCAGCGGACTACCGGCCGCATCCGGATCGAGTGGGCGAAGCCCCAAGCTTGGGAAGAGGAACAGGAGAAGCCTGCAAAGGCGGCCTGA
- a CDS encoding endonuclease domain-containing protein, with protein MRREPESAHTQFCEVCDDEKPLGQFGRRKRAPNGRANVCRVCVKAANNRANRDPQVVRKRRDARLRRVYGITLADYERMGRQQRWRCAICGQKAVAGDRLVVDHDHAKPHGQAVRRLLCRGENSALGHFGDSSARLDSGSAYLRAHGK; from the coding sequence ATGCGGCGTGAGCCGGAGAGCGCGCACACGCAGTTCTGCGAGGTGTGCGACGACGAGAAGCCCCTCGGGCAGTTCGGCCGGCGCAAGAGAGCGCCGAACGGCCGCGCGAACGTCTGCCGGGTGTGTGTGAAGGCGGCGAACAACCGGGCCAACCGCGACCCGCAGGTGGTCCGCAAGCGCCGGGACGCCCGCCTTCGGCGCGTCTACGGGATCACCCTGGCCGACTACGAGCGCATGGGCCGCCAGCAGCGCTGGCGGTGCGCGATCTGCGGTCAGAAGGCCGTGGCCGGGGACCGCCTGGTGGTGGACCACGACCACGCCAAGCCCCACGGCCAGGCCGTACGGCGACTGCTGTGTCGGGGCGAGAACTCCGCTCTCGGGCACTTCGGGGACTCCTCCGCCCGACTCGACAGCGGGTCCGCGTACCTGCGCGCCCACGGCAAGTGA
- a CDS encoding DNA polymerase, producing the protein MRVHPYRLAGELVEIKVAENGDDLREFRTWWTGHANAGTLIGFDTETTGLAWTDRIRLAQFGDTHTAWVIPVELGGPFREAAREALAKLPNLVAHNLAFDALKVDTELGISLEDLWPRARDSRIAAHLLDSRHDYEGGVGLSLKPLSAWYVDPAAPDTQGDLTKVFNGLGLTKQTGWAGIDLSHHVYELYAGLDALLVARLLPKLLARYKAEGLRSALLPYEHSVALVCAKMQRRGMLIDPEYTEGLVRRLGHEKERFSAVAARFGVSSVNSSDQVAGALLGMGERLTERTDSGALSVAKDVLLPLADLDPDWVRLGMREPNALADAVLRAKRAGKWSSSYAEAMLNNRDEHGRIHPKINPLGAQTGRASHSDPAMAQLPSHGWEVRRAVVAERGSVYFSVDQQAVELRVLAALSGESRMVEAIAAGKDLHGFAAELMFGPDFTKPQRGLAKIAGLGTAYQGGAATLAKQTGQDVEVMRDTLRRYSRAFPGIKRWARKMQRQALAERCTMTTAVGRRLHLDRDKLYKSVAYACQSTARDTMGQALITMDAQGLTPYLTMWVHDEVVGTAPKDEAADVARAVAEAMKMTLKGVPLDTDAEVYGPSWADGYKLPKEWAYAA; encoded by the coding sequence ATGCGGGTACACCCGTACCGACTGGCCGGAGAGCTGGTCGAGATCAAGGTCGCCGAGAACGGTGACGACCTGCGGGAGTTCCGCACCTGGTGGACCGGGCACGCCAACGCCGGGACACTGATCGGCTTCGACACCGAGACCACGGGCCTGGCCTGGACCGACCGAATACGGCTCGCGCAGTTCGGCGACACCCACACCGCGTGGGTCATCCCCGTCGAACTCGGCGGCCCGTTCCGCGAAGCGGCCCGCGAGGCACTGGCGAAGCTGCCGAACCTGGTGGCGCACAACCTGGCGTTCGACGCGCTGAAGGTGGACACCGAGCTGGGCATCTCGCTCGAAGACCTCTGGCCCCGAGCCCGCGACTCGCGCATCGCCGCCCATCTGCTCGACAGCCGGCACGACTACGAGGGCGGCGTCGGGCTGTCCCTCAAACCGCTGTCGGCCTGGTACGTCGATCCCGCCGCGCCCGACACACAGGGCGATCTGACGAAGGTGTTCAACGGGCTCGGGCTGACGAAGCAGACCGGCTGGGCCGGGATCGACCTCTCGCACCACGTCTACGAGCTGTACGCCGGTCTCGACGCCCTGCTCGTGGCCCGGCTGCTGCCCAAGCTGCTGGCCCGGTACAAGGCCGAGGGGCTGCGCTCGGCGCTGCTGCCCTACGAGCACAGCGTGGCCCTGGTCTGCGCGAAGATGCAGCGCCGGGGCATGCTCATCGACCCCGAATACACCGAGGGCCTTGTCCGTCGGCTCGGACATGAGAAGGAACGCTTCTCCGCCGTGGCCGCGCGGTTCGGGGTGTCCTCGGTGAACTCGTCGGATCAGGTGGCCGGCGCGCTGCTGGGCATGGGCGAGCGGCTGACCGAGCGCACCGACAGCGGCGCGCTGTCGGTGGCGAAGGACGTGCTGCTGCCGTTGGCCGATCTCGACCCGGACTGGGTGCGGCTCGGGATGCGCGAGCCCAACGCGCTCGCGGACGCCGTGCTGCGGGCCAAGCGCGCGGGGAAGTGGAGTTCGAGCTACGCCGAGGCGATGCTGAACAACCGCGACGAGCACGGCCGCATCCACCCGAAGATCAACCCGCTGGGGGCTCAGACCGGCCGCGCCTCCCACTCCGACCCGGCGATGGCCCAACTTCCCTCCCACGGCTGGGAGGTACGGCGAGCCGTGGTCGCAGAGCGGGGCAGCGTCTACTTCTCGGTGGACCAGCAGGCGGTGGAGCTTCGGGTGCTGGCCGCCCTGTCGGGTGAGTCGCGGATGGTCGAGGCCATCGCGGCGGGCAAGGACCTGCACGGCTTCGCGGCGGAGCTGATGTTCGGCCCCGACTTCACGAAGCCGCAGCGAGGACTGGCGAAGATCGCCGGACTCGGCACCGCCTACCAGGGCGGGGCCGCGACGCTGGCCAAGCAGACCGGACAGGACGTGGAGGTCATGCGGGACACGCTACGGCGGTACAGCCGGGCGTTCCCCGGGATCAAGCGGTGGGCCCGCAAGATGCAGCGTCAGGCGCTCGCGGAGCGCTGCACGATGACCACGGCGGTGGGCCGCAGGCTCCACCTGGACCGCGACAAGCTGTACAAGTCGGTTGCCTACGCCTGCCAGTCCACGGCCCGCGACACGATGGGGCAGGCGCTCATCACGATGGACGCCCAGGGTCTCACTCCCTACCTGACGATGTGGGTGCACGACGAGGTGGTGGGCACAGCTCCGAAGGACGAGGCCGCGGACGTGGCCCGCGCGGTCGCCGAGGCCATGAAGATGACCCTCAAGGGCGTGCCGCTGGACACCGACGCCGAGGTCTACGGGCCGAGTTGGGCCGACGGCTACAAGCTGCCGAAGGAGTGGGCCTATGCGGCGTGA
- a CDS encoding phage/plasmid primase, P4 family encodes MTAYAIDSLTTPYEPEQAALTLPPEQAVAAYREAASRYGASDIVNAHALVQFQKGGIKYAEGLGFHVWDGRKWVRSEVLVRQAAHDLGAAMVETLAREKEVIRAALELKLAGEALDAEYEKQVQALPLAKAAKGFTMARRIDDLMRELASVRGVHCEVDDFDNRPELVTFANGTVDLRTGRLKPHDAADMLTKALPWNYDPQAKAPRWLGFLQEVFPTEPLMPGYIRRLCGYGISGSTAEQAFAVLIGTGANGKSVFLDTLSHVFGDLSETTRFETFEDRGSSIPADLAALRGARMVMASEGEAGKPMSESVLKRATGSDKLTARFMRENFFTYQPTFLLWLASNHTPSFRSQDEGLWRRVKLIKFDRYFKPEERDHGIFAALREEAEGVAAWAVAGAVEWYAEGLKEPACIKSATSSFKENSDALAEFLTDVLVKTGSEKEHVPAQDAYTAYRDWCEAQGEKAWTRRGFISALDERGIRQHRMTRGRVLLGVRFASQPSPAGPGVFDTTND; translated from the coding sequence ATGACGGCTTACGCCATCGACAGCCTGACCACCCCCTACGAGCCGGAGCAGGCAGCGCTGACGCTACCTCCGGAGCAGGCGGTGGCCGCCTACCGCGAGGCGGCGTCCCGCTACGGGGCGTCCGACATCGTCAACGCCCATGCGCTGGTGCAGTTTCAGAAGGGCGGCATCAAGTACGCCGAGGGGCTGGGCTTCCATGTCTGGGACGGGCGGAAGTGGGTGCGCTCGGAGGTGCTGGTGCGCCAGGCCGCCCACGACCTCGGGGCGGCGATGGTGGAGACGCTGGCCCGCGAGAAGGAGGTCATTCGCGCGGCGCTGGAGCTGAAGCTCGCCGGGGAGGCGCTGGACGCCGAGTACGAGAAGCAGGTCCAGGCGCTGCCGCTGGCCAAGGCCGCGAAGGGCTTCACGATGGCCCGGCGGATCGATGACCTGATGCGCGAGCTGGCGTCGGTGCGCGGAGTGCACTGCGAGGTGGACGACTTCGACAACCGGCCCGAACTGGTCACGTTCGCGAACGGGACCGTGGACCTGCGCACCGGTCGGCTCAAGCCGCACGATGCGGCGGACATGCTGACCAAGGCCCTGCCGTGGAACTACGACCCGCAGGCGAAGGCTCCGCGATGGCTCGGCTTCCTCCAAGAGGTCTTCCCCACCGAGCCGTTGATGCCCGGCTACATCCGCCGCCTGTGCGGCTACGGGATCAGCGGCTCGACGGCTGAGCAGGCGTTCGCGGTATTGATCGGCACGGGAGCGAACGGGAAGAGCGTGTTCCTGGACACCTTGTCGCACGTCTTCGGCGACCTGTCGGAGACGACCCGCTTCGAGACGTTCGAGGACCGGGGGTCCAGCATCCCCGCCGACCTCGCAGCCCTGCGCGGGGCCCGGATGGTGATGGCCTCGGAGGGCGAGGCAGGCAAACCGATGTCGGAGTCGGTGCTGAAGCGGGCCACCGGCAGCGACAAGCTGACGGCGCGTTTTATGAGGGAGAACTTCTTCACTTATCAGCCGACTTTCCTGCTGTGGTTGGCGTCCAACCACACCCCGAGCTTCAGGTCGCAGGACGAGGGCTTGTGGAGGCGCGTGAAGCTGATCAAGTTCGACCGGTACTTCAAGCCGGAGGAACGGGACCACGGCATCTTCGCCGCGCTGCGCGAGGAGGCGGAGGGGGTCGCCGCGTGGGCGGTGGCCGGCGCGGTCGAGTGGTACGCCGAGGGCCTGAAGGAGCCGGCCTGCATCAAGAGCGCCACGTCCTCGTTCAAGGAGAACTCGGACGCGCTGGCGGAGTTCCTGACGGACGTGCTGGTGAAGACCGGCAGCGAGAAGGAGCACGTCCCCGCCCAGGACGCGTACACCGCGTACCGCGACTGGTGCGAGGCACAGGGCGAGAAGGCGTGGACCCGTCGCGGGTTCATCTCCGCCCTGGACGAGCGCGGCATCCGCCAGCACCGCATGACCCGGGGCCGTGTGCTGCTCGGCGTCCGCTTCGCCAGCCAGCCGTCACCGGCCGGGCCGGGAGTGTTCGACACCACCAACGACTAG
- a CDS encoding toprim domain-containing protein, translating into MSAILDRLEEWRDYQPGEWVARCPAHDDGKPSLWLNLKSNGMVGLACRAGCAFEDIVAALDLLPRHLFNVDAEGLVTVAEARPEPVSPFLTAALRVWLDSLPAGELDAAPAIAYAQKRFGLTRAELDRLGLRWWPGPQPCPEWVPGSFVRYPRLVVPMADFAGVARGAQGRDLSGRCPVRWISLANPDGFEWQRFGVFPGPDPDAPWVIAEGLSDPLAVVADGFNAVGVRGAALLNNDPATLDALARGLAGRDVRVCGDNDRSGREFARTILAALHEREVPARRLTLPPGFKDYAVWRERRETR; encoded by the coding sequence ATGTCGGCGATCCTGGACCGCTTGGAGGAGTGGCGGGACTATCAGCCTGGTGAGTGGGTGGCCCGCTGCCCGGCCCACGACGACGGGAAGCCGTCGCTGTGGCTCAACCTCAAGAGCAACGGCATGGTGGGCCTGGCCTGCCGCGCCGGGTGCGCCTTCGAGGACATCGTCGCCGCGCTGGACCTGCTGCCCCGGCACCTGTTCAACGTGGACGCCGAGGGGCTGGTGACCGTCGCCGAGGCTAGGCCAGAGCCGGTCTCCCCGTTCCTGACGGCGGCGCTTCGGGTGTGGCTGGACAGCCTGCCGGCCGGTGAGCTGGACGCCGCCCCCGCTATCGCCTATGCGCAGAAACGTTTCGGCCTCACCCGGGCCGAGCTGGACCGGCTGGGCCTGCGTTGGTGGCCCGGTCCGCAGCCGTGCCCCGAGTGGGTTCCCGGTTCGTTCGTCCGGTATCCCCGCCTCGTCGTGCCGATGGCCGACTTCGCGGGAGTGGCCCGGGGCGCGCAGGGCCGGGACCTGTCGGGGCGCTGCCCGGTGAGGTGGATCTCGTTGGCCAACCCCGACGGCTTCGAGTGGCAGCGCTTTGGGGTGTTCCCCGGGCCGGACCCGGATGCGCCGTGGGTGATCGCCGAGGGTCTGTCGGACCCGCTGGCGGTCGTCGCCGACGGCTTCAACGCCGTTGGGGTGCGCGGGGCCGCACTGCTCAACAACGACCCCGCGACGCTGGACGCCCTGGCCCGGGGGCTGGCCGGCCGCGACGTGCGGGTGTGCGGCGACAACGACCGGTCTGGGCGCGAGTTCGCCCGGACCATCCTGGCCGCCCTCCACGAACGGGAGGTGCCCGCCCGGCGGCTGACCCTGCCTCCGGGCTTCAAGGACTACGCAGTATGGAGAGAGAGGAGAGAGACCCGATGA
- a CDS encoding LysM peptidoglycan-binding domain-containing protein, whose product MDPRADPARLRLTRRHTPTTSPARTPGRGFAIERDAPISREAFITEATKWADQNYRGGLSPNGKYYDTPFGKWYADGFNHEPYCDMFVSWCADKGGEAAAVGRFAYCPSHVQAFRNKGQWFGRDAAFKRGDVIFFSWGSNGIADHVGIVLEDSAPGQQVKTVEGNTARDSGAGQGSGGYVARKTRPRSVVLGVGRPAFTSGGSTGTETGTGQAVIINGKPYGPGARGEHITEMGRALVRAGCSRYTEGPGPVWGSADTESMRAYQIKIGDTRDADGIPGPRQLARLLAEYGSGSTTAPLPIVPPRPATRTFTIRKGMTLGGIAVALGTTVAGLLSLNPQISNPDRIAEGQQITVPAASPSAVASQPPAPAPEATESPVPAQPSPIEAPAPSPDPVPTPAPGAATHTVVAGDTLSAIAARYGASLAAVVNANPQITDRDRIEIGQVISLPTATASAAAPPVHTVVPGDTLWDIAACSRVTLEALVAANAATVANPDLIFPGQDIVIPDGSAPASRPAAPEPQTPAQKPAPAPAQQPAATAAPAPPVKETPPAPSTGYSNDLAGWIEEARDVLRANGDIVPSAAAIEHRVMVESGGNPLAENHWDSNEAAYGGTFGLLQTIRPTFDAYSLPGHKDILNPVDSIIAGVRYANATYGSFESIAWNAGGY is encoded by the coding sequence CTGGACCCCCGTGCCGATCCCGCCCGGCTACGCCTGACCCGTCGCCATACCCCGACCACCAGCCCCGCCCGAACTCCCGGGCGGGGCTTCGCCATTGAAAGAGACGCACCTATCTCCCGCGAAGCATTCATCACCGAGGCCACCAAGTGGGCCGATCAGAACTACCGGGGCGGCCTCTCCCCGAACGGCAAGTACTACGACACCCCGTTCGGCAAGTGGTACGCGGACGGCTTCAACCACGAGCCGTACTGCGACATGTTCGTCTCCTGGTGCGCCGACAAGGGCGGCGAGGCCGCCGCCGTCGGCAGGTTCGCCTACTGCCCCTCGCACGTCCAAGCCTTCCGCAACAAGGGCCAGTGGTTCGGGCGCGACGCCGCGTTCAAGCGCGGCGACGTGATCTTCTTCTCCTGGGGCTCCAACGGCATCGCCGACCACGTGGGCATCGTCCTGGAAGACTCCGCGCCCGGCCAGCAGGTCAAGACCGTCGAAGGCAACACCGCCCGCGACAGCGGCGCGGGCCAGGGCTCCGGCGGCTACGTCGCCCGCAAGACCCGCCCGCGCTCCGTCGTGCTCGGTGTCGGCCGGCCCGCCTTCACCTCCGGCGGCAGCACCGGCACCGAGACGGGCACTGGACAGGCCGTCATCATCAACGGCAAGCCCTATGGCCCCGGAGCGCGCGGTGAGCACATCACCGAGATGGGCCGCGCCCTGGTCCGCGCGGGCTGCTCCCGCTACACCGAGGGCCCCGGCCCGGTCTGGGGCAGCGCGGACACCGAGTCGATGCGCGCCTACCAGATCAAGATCGGCGACACCCGCGACGCGGACGGCATCCCCGGCCCGAGGCAGCTCGCCCGCCTCCTCGCCGAGTACGGAAGCGGCTCCACCACCGCGCCGTTGCCGATCGTCCCGCCCCGGCCGGCCACCCGCACGTTCACCATCCGCAAGGGCATGACCCTGGGCGGCATCGCCGTGGCGCTGGGCACCACCGTGGCAGGGCTGCTCTCCCTCAACCCACAGATCTCCAACCCCGACCGGATCGCGGAGGGCCAGCAGATCACCGTCCCCGCCGCTTCGCCGTCGGCCGTCGCCTCACAGCCCCCGGCCCCGGCCCCGGAGGCGACCGAGTCCCCGGTCCCGGCTCAGCCCAGCCCGATCGAGGCTCCAGCGCCCTCCCCTGACCCGGTTCCCACCCCGGCCCCGGGCGCGGCCACCCACACCGTCGTCGCCGGGGACACCTTGTCCGCCATCGCCGCTCGCTACGGCGCGAGCCTGGCGGCCGTGGTCAACGCCAACCCGCAGATCACCGACCGGGACCGGATCGAGATCGGGCAGGTCATCAGCCTGCCGACCGCCACCGCGAGCGCCGCCGCGCCGCCGGTCCACACCGTCGTTCCCGGCGACACCCTGTGGGACATCGCCGCATGCTCCCGCGTCACGCTGGAAGCCCTGGTGGCCGCCAACGCCGCCACGGTCGCCAACCCGGACCTGATCTTCCCGGGCCAGGACATCGTGATCCCTGACGGCTCCGCCCCGGCCTCGCGACCGGCCGCGCCCGAACCGCAGACCCCCGCGCAGAAGCCCGCCCCGGCCCCGGCCCAGCAGCCTGCGGCGACTGCGGCCCCGGCCCCACCGGTAAAGGAGACGCCGCCCGCCCCGAGCACCGGCTACTCCAACGACCTCGCCGGGTGGATCGAAGAGGCACGGGACGTCCTGCGGGCGAACGGCGACATCGTCCCGTCCGCCGCCGCGATCGAGCACCGCGTGATGGTCGAGTCCGGCGGCAACCCGCTCGCAGAGAACCACTGGGACAGCAACGAGGCCGCGTACGGCGGCACGTTCGGCCTGCTCCAGACCATCCGGCCGACCTTCGACGCCTACTCGCTGCCCGGCCACAAGGACATCCTCAACCCGGTGGACTCGATCATCGCGGGCGTCAGGTACGCGAACGCGACCTACGGCTCGTTCGAGTCGATCGCCTGGAACGCAGGCGGGTACTGA
- a CDS encoding phage tail domain-containing protein, protein MESVNTRTGKARTDAEDPTWPGSALLGGGGPRGIDPPLEPDTEYRVRYHCTGPGLDTWSEPVTFRALAPAPPPEVPDPGIPPSVANPYTGRDWTASWGGVLLGDGSSVVLEEVAGLLDAPEVRTSDAELLQRDGLTPGTDYMGARTVTLTMLALDEREVPALLAAFAPGGPERPFEFAFPPVAGGRSRILARVRKRAVTVDREYHAGRRRFTVELAATDPRLYGAWLQSATVAVDVPRGGRPIFPLTFPFDMGNGPAARSTPDIANTGSVETWPLVRLTPRTGEIRDPALTLVNGGVRRRFATRGLRVGRGDALVIDMGRRRITLNGASRFGQVDPGSAWFALPPGPSAVQLDVLEGPDGVTADVQWRSAWM, encoded by the coding sequence GTGGAGAGCGTCAACACCCGCACGGGCAAAGCCCGCACTGACGCCGAAGACCCCACCTGGCCCGGCTCGGCCCTGCTCGGGGGAGGCGGCCCGCGAGGCATCGACCCGCCCTTGGAGCCGGACACCGAGTACCGGGTCCGCTACCACTGCACCGGTCCCGGCCTGGACACCTGGTCCGAGCCGGTCACCTTCCGCGCCCTGGCCCCGGCCCCGCCTCCCGAGGTGCCCGACCCCGGCATCCCGCCGAGCGTCGCCAACCCCTACACCGGCCGCGACTGGACCGCATCGTGGGGCGGGGTGCTGCTCGGCGACGGCTCGTCCGTCGTCCTTGAAGAGGTGGCCGGCCTGCTGGACGCCCCCGAAGTCCGCACCTCGGACGCCGAGCTGCTTCAGCGCGACGGCCTCACCCCCGGCACCGACTACATGGGCGCGCGCACCGTCACCTTGACGATGCTGGCCCTGGACGAGCGCGAGGTGCCCGCGCTGCTGGCCGCCTTCGCCCCCGGCGGTCCGGAGCGGCCGTTCGAGTTCGCGTTCCCCCCGGTGGCCGGCGGGCGCTCGCGCATCCTTGCCCGCGTGCGCAAACGGGCCGTCACCGTGGACCGCGAGTACCACGCGGGCCGCCGCCGCTTCACGGTCGAGCTGGCCGCCACCGACCCCCGTCTCTACGGTGCGTGGCTCCAGAGCGCGACGGTTGCTGTGGACGTGCCCCGGGGCGGGCGGCCGATCTTCCCGCTGACGTTCCCCTTCGACATGGGCAACGGCCCCGCCGCCCGCTCCACGCCGGACATCGCCAACACCGGCTCGGTCGAGACCTGGCCCCTCGTCCGCCTCACCCCGCGCACCGGCGAGATACGCGACCCGGCACTGACCCTCGTCAACGGCGGGGTCCGCCGACGCTTCGCCACCCGGGGACTGCGGGTCGGACGCGGTGACGCCCTGGTGATCGACATGGGCCGCCGCCGCATCACCCTCAACGGCGCTTCCCGCTTCGGACAGGTCGATCCGGGCTCGGCCTGGTTCGCCCTGCCCCCGGGGCCGAGCGCCGTTCAACTCGACGTACTGGAAGGCCCCGACGGGGTCACGGCGGATGTGCAGTGGCGCTCCGCCTGGATGTAA